CGACCATCGAccagagagaaagaagaaagcacaATGAAAGACTATTCTAGTGTTTCCCCGAAAATAGGATACTGTCTACTATACAATTTACAAAAAACAATATTTCAGACAACGCAAACACCAACCgtctattttctattctggTTATATAacttccccttcctctcaAAAATTAAATCCTCAAGTCAAATCGCTTAAGCGGAAATACACTGGTAGTAGTAAGGGTTCCACTTCTTGCAAGTGAGACCCTCCTCACACTGAGTGCTACCCTTGTAGTTCAGACCACCACACTGGTACCACTCCTTGACAGCGCCGCCGGCGTTGGAACTAGGCTGAGGAACAGAGTTAGTGGACGCAGCAGAAGAGGCAATGGCGGAGGTGCTAGAGGGAGTAGCGGGAGCAGTGGCAGAGGCGGCAGCAGTGGTGGAGACAATGGTTGAGGTGGTGGAAGTGTTCTCAGTGGAAGGGGCCTCAGTGGATGAAGTGGCTGGCTGTTTGGCGATGGTAGTGAAGCTAGagggagcaggagcagcgcTGGTAGCTGCAGGAGCAGATGCAGAGGCGGAAgctgatggagaagaagacgaaccAGAAGCGCCATCCCAGACGGCAGGGCCGGGGAAGGGGTAGCTGTCGAAAGAGTTGTAGATGTCGAACAGAATGCCCTTGTCGGTGGCGGTGTAGGCACCAGGGATGGAGACACCCTCGGGGAGAGTCTTGGAGCCGGAAGAGGTGACCTTGACCTGGACACACTCCATGTAGAACTGGGCGCCGCCCTGGCGGTTACCCTCATGGAGAGCGATGATCTCAGGGCGGAAGAGGTACTCGCCGGCAGCAACGTCGGGAACGGTGACGGAGTGCTTGCCCCTGTTCTTGATCAAGGTGTCAACGGCCCAGGTGCCATCGGTGTAGCCATCCTCGGCAATCTTGACCCAACCGTTGCCAGCAGTGCCCTTCTCAGTAGGGGCCATGTAGACCATGATGGGACCTTTGTGGGAGGAAGCGATGATGTCGTCAGAATCGCTGCGGGAGTCGTGGTGCCACTCGAAGGTGATCTTGTCACCGGCCTTGACCTCAAGGGTCTTAGCGGTAGCCTTGTTGTTAACGTTGCAGGTCATGTCCTTGGAGGTGACATCGGTGATGGGGCTGTTGCTGGGGGGAGAACGGATGTAGCCGCTCTCGCTGTTACCTTCACCCTGGTCGACATCGTTGATCCAGACGGCGTGGACGGTGGCGTGGGCGCTGACGAGCTTAGCAGCCGCTGCCAGAGCGAGCATACCAAAGGTAGAGGACTTCATTTTGATAAAGAGTGTAAGGCGTCGACTTGGACGGTAGAAAAGAATGTAAAAAGTGAACGTAAGTaggaaaacaaaagcagAAAGGAATGAATGGTTAGCTATCCAGGCTTGAGGAATGAGAGAGACCTATCGAGGGTCCGGATGAGGGCCTTTTATACACATCGACGAAAGCTTCCAGCTTCCAGCACCCCTTCATGGTTCTCATAGATTAGACGGTTCGGGATGGGGCAGCGTGAGATGAGCGAAGCCCTGCCAAGAAGCGTCAACCCGCTGATGCCAAGAACGAGACGTTTCAGCTAAATTTCATATCATCACTAGCTTAGGGTTCTACTTCATTTATCCGACTTGGCAATCATGGACTATTGGTCTCTGGCCTGAATTACAGTTGGAGGGATCAACTCCGGTAGGGACCGTGAAATGCCCTAACCCGATTCAAATTTCCGGCACGAATCATGGGCAGTCGAAAAGCACCGACCACCTCCCCTGCGATGTAGTCCGACTGAGTTTCGTTCTTCTAGTGCTGCAGCGGTGGCCTTGGCAGAGGTTTTGCATATTGAATTGTTTCACTCGATATTGATTGTTCTTATGGTTCACTTTGATAGCTTAATGAACTAATCTCCCGAGTGCCGCGTATACCCCTTTTTGTAATAACATTCCTGGCACTTCTACATACACACACTGCCGTAAAGTCTATAAGAAGTAGTCGGGAgtcatgaagaaagaaaccgaCTGCTAGAACGCTATGGTATTCGACGCTCGAAACATACACCTGTGGAAATACTCCGAAGATAACGGCGTCAAGGATCGGCATGGCGAATCCGCCTCCTGTGACAAGTTGATGCAAGAACCGAGCCGAAGAGACGGGAAGATAAAATAGAGTGGACACGAAAGGGGTGTGATGTGCATGTTAGCCGCCAGGAACCATGATTATGCTGCAATCGATAGATTATCACTGAGAGCCCTGGATTTCCAGGCGGTTCAACTGCTTCGGATGCGTTCCGACCGATATCAGGGTCCGTTTTAATTCTCCACTTCAGCGGCGCATCGGCCATTCCCTAAAAGAGATATACTCCGACGCCACTCCTAGCTTGCGTTTCAAAGTACTACTTCTAGTCTCATGCGAAGGGCCCGGATAATATCAAGCATTTACCCCACCAATCAGCGGTACGCAGATAGGCTACAGAATATACGGAGCTCTTGGGCCTGATCTACTCCGTGGCCAAACCGGTGCCTGGGAGTCCCTTCTTTGACCCTGCAGTATGATCCATCTCGTTTCAAGTCGTGGTCCAGACGCCACATGGCATCAGGGTTTACGAGGTACCCTTCCCTTTGCCTCGAGTAGATGCTTTACCAAGTTCGCGGAACCCTGCTGCGACATATCTGTTTACTAGGGTCCATGCGCGTGGGAAATGAGCAGCACAGCAGCACTAAAGGGTATCTAATCGTATCGTAGTCGGCTTGATATTTTTACTCGGCTTAGGACGCTTCGACCAGCATCTAGACTTGTCTTTCGCGGTGTGGCGACTTTGCCCATCATGCAGttaatatagagaatagTTTAGCCGGAAATTGCTTACAACGTAAACCGTATACTAGACTTGGGGGCTGACTCCTTAGACTCTAGAGAGCTTCTAGCTGGATCCCCGAGTGCACGGTAACGAATTGGTTGTAGAAAGTACTTCTTAATTAGAGAGAGTAGCTCTCCTGAACCACTCCCATGTGGGTATCAATAGTCTGGTTAAGAATAGACCCTGCTGCCTACATAGCTTCCCCGTAGACTATTGGAACCATCCTGAATATATGTTATTTTTAGTGCGAAAGGCGACTACACTACGACCAGAATCATGCCACAACATCTTACCTGAGGACTTACAAAGCAGTGGCGGACCAATAATCCATTAGCTAGCTACCACAATGCCACATGAAGGCattccagagtccagacaCAATCGATCTATTTAGCGCGCCACAGAATATTCCCGACGTGGACCGGACTAATTAGAACGGAATATGCGTTAACCGGGACTAATAACAGGCAGGCCCAGTGGACCTTGAAGTGATTTAATAGCAGCAATAAATACTAGGTTCCCCATATCGTGCCATTCTGGCGTGGATAGAATTTTCCAAGATCTACTAGTCCACCTGGTGTTTATTGCTGGGATAATTTCCATTCAACCGCCCCCGGAGATATCAACCACGATTTTACCAACAACTGAGCAGAACATCTTGGAATTCACCCCTTCGAAGAGCGGCGTACACTTTGCTAATTTGTGTTCCAATACACCCTTTCTTGCGACGCTCCGCCGAATCATAGGTAGGGTGGTCGGCGATACCTCGGTGCATTGGCACGGCAAGTTTCTCCCGGACAAAGGTGTAGAAACTTCGTGAAGCACTGCAGAGATACGACTTGGTTGTCTGCCTTGTGAGAAAAGTCTCCCGCGTCGTCCGATAGCTCCAGTTTAACACGGCGCATACTCGAGTTTGCCAATGCTGGGCTGCTCGGACGTCGGTCATCGAAGAATTTTCGGGATTACTCTCTGCCGCCAAGGAGCTCAAGAGGACTCCTACGGAATAGCTCGTGGTTGACTGGCATCGCTCCGCGAGATCACTTGTGCTCGTTCGTGACCAGTGATTCATCAGTTCTTCCCAGAGTTTGTTTTGCACTGCCGGTAAGCGAGCACCAAACGTTGATGAGTAAAGCTCAGCTGTGATATCGTCGACCTGAGCCCGTGCATCTTTCACGAATTCCAAATGGAGCGCCCGCAGATCCAGTGCCTGGCAAAGTACGTACAGGTATGTGGCGGCCATCAGCGACAGAACTTCCACGGTATCCCCCGCATAGCGACAAGCGATGAAGGCTAGCGAGTTCAGACCCTGATTGTGCATCTCCGCTGACTGAACATGGTTACTGACGGGGTGATTCAGATAGGCTAGTTCAGACATATACGACGCCATATTGATGTCCACCCCCTTGAACGCAAACGATAAACTAGGATCGTCGACACTGAGATTGGGAGGAAGACCCCGACTCAAGTTTGGATTGATAATCTCAGAGCactgggagaagatcatcttgCCCAGCATCTGCATCGCTCCCATGGTCTTTTCCATGGCGGACGTGACTGATGCTGCCTGGAAGTTGCCTCCGTGATGGATCTGGGCTTCCTCTGGATCCAGGAGCGGGTTGTCCGTTGTGGAGTTGAGTTCGCATACCACCTGCTTCAGGGATAATGCCATATTCTCAATCTGGGGTCCAATCCATTGGGTTGACGTTCGCAGGGCGTATCGATCCTGTGCCAGCCCGCCGTGGTTGGCGGTCTCACCTCCTTCAGTGGGATTCTTCGCCAACTTAGAGTCAGTCAGTATCTTGAAGATATTGGCTGCCGCCTCCCGTTGGCCGTCATGAGGCCGAGCATCGGCTATGAATGGATGGTAGTTGTATCTGGTGCCAAGTAGAGCTTCGGTGCCCATGGCTGTGAGTACCTGGGAAAGTAGAACAAGCTGATTGGCTTCGAAGAGGACAAGACTGGCCGCGCCACCGCTGAAAGCAGTGCCGTTTAGCAGACCAAGTCCCTCCTTGGGACCGAAATTCAATGGCACGAGTCCTGCCAACTGCAATGCTTCATCGGCAGGTACGATCTGATCGCCAGCAGCGTTATGCATCGAAATATCTGGATTGCCCTCCAATGCACCCGCGATGTAGGCAAGCGGGGTCAGGTCTCCGGAAGCCGATATGCTACCACGTAATGGTACCACCGGAGTCAACCCATGAGCAAGTAGAGTGAGGATATGCTCGACAACCTGGACCCGAACGGCTGAATGGCCTCGTAAGAGTGAATTACAACGCGTGAGCATGGCTGCT
This Aspergillus flavus chromosome 1, complete sequence DNA region includes the following protein-coding sequences:
- a CDS encoding putative endo-beta-1,4-glucanase D (endoglucanase, putative), with the translated sequence MKSSTFGMLALAAAAKLVSAHATVHAVWINDVDQGEGNSESGYIRSPPSNSPITDVTSKDMTCNVNNKATAKTLEVKAGDKITFEWHHDSRSDSDDIIASSHKGPIMVYMAPTEKGTAGNGWVKIAEDGYTDGTWAVDTLIKNRGKHSVTVPDVAAGEYLFRPEIIALHEGNRQGGAQFYMECVQVKVTSSGSKTLPEGVSIPGAYTATDKGILFDIYNSFDSYPFPGPAVWDGASGSSSSPSASASASAPAATSAAPAPSSFTTIAKQPATSSTEAPSTENTSTTSTIVSTTAAASATAPATPSSTSAIASSAASTNSVPQPSSNAGGAVKEWYQCGGLNYKGSTQCEEGLTCKKWNPYYYQCISA
- a CDS encoding L-Aspartase-like protein, which produces MGDPSMPTVESISLRRNSIRHGKKQSYTASSLSSFRQLRELTDGGKEVVLDGQSLDLSSVFAVAHNGLAATITDDKNVLGRMHHSVDLLGQKLAKGEVIYGVNTGFGGSADTRTQDYATLQKALIQHHNAAILLPSDRGLGSPVSSLHHLKSHCMPVPIVRAAMLTRCNSLLRGHSAVRVQVVEHILTLLAHGLTPVVPLRGSISASGDLTPLAYIAGALEGNPDISMHNAAGDQIVPADEALQLAGLVPLNFGPKEGLGLLNGTAFSGGAASLVLFEANQLVLLSQVLTAMGTEALLGTRYNYHPFIADARPHDGQREAAANIFKILTDSKLAKNPTEGGETANHGGLAQDRYALRTSTQWIGPQIENMALSLKQVVCELNSTTDNPLLDPEEAQIHHGGNFQAASVTSAMEKTMGAMQMLGKMIFSQCSEIINPNLSRGLPPNLSVDDPSLSFAFKGVDINMASYMSELAYLNHPVSNHVQSAEMHNQGLNSLAFIACRYAGDTVEVLSLMAATYLYVLCQALDLRALHLEFVKDARAQVDDITAELYSSTFGARLPAVQNKLWEELMNHWSRTSTSDLAERCQSTTSYSVGVLLSSLAAESNPENSSMTDVRAAQHWQTRVCAVLNWSYRTTRETFLTRQTTKSYLCSASRSFYTFVREKLAVPMHRGIADHPTYDSAERRKKGCIGTQISKVYAALRRGEFQDVLLSCW